From one Ochrobactrum vermis genomic stretch:
- a CDS encoding branched-chain amino acid ABC transporter permease — MQTVLSIAVDALAYGMVLFVISIGLSVTMGLMRVVNLAHGAFAMIGGYFASYAVQQLGLNYGFAIIIAVVGTMIVAVPVERLLYRRIYGAPELTQVLMTIGITFCIIGLTNYIFGPTLKTIPLPEMLRGSVDLGFRAIAKHRIFAIGCGFAVALGLWYIIERTAFGVKLRAAVDNANMAAALGVRTEIVYAISFALAIGLAAFGGVVGAELLPVEPYYALRYMVTFLVVVSVGGAGSIPGALIACLLLGAIDTTGRYLAPEYGEFFFYLAVIVIVTLFPRGLAGRLARK; from the coding sequence ATGCAGACTGTGCTCAGCATTGCTGTCGATGCGCTCGCCTACGGCATGGTGCTTTTCGTCATTTCCATCGGCCTTTCGGTCACCATGGGTTTGATGCGCGTTGTCAATCTCGCTCATGGCGCATTTGCAATGATCGGCGGCTATTTCGCATCCTATGCCGTCCAGCAGCTTGGCCTCAATTACGGCTTTGCAATCATCATCGCCGTCGTCGGTACGATGATCGTCGCCGTTCCCGTAGAGAGACTGTTATATCGACGCATTTATGGGGCACCCGAACTGACACAGGTTCTGATGACCATCGGCATCACTTTTTGCATCATCGGTCTCACCAATTATATATTCGGGCCAACACTGAAGACCATTCCCTTGCCTGAAATGTTGCGGGGGTCGGTCGATCTCGGATTCCGCGCAATTGCAAAACATCGCATCTTTGCAATCGGTTGCGGCTTCGCGGTAGCTCTTGGCCTCTGGTACATCATCGAACGCACCGCCTTCGGCGTGAAACTGCGTGCTGCTGTCGATAATGCCAATATGGCAGCTGCACTCGGCGTGCGAACAGAAATCGTTTATGCGATCAGCTTTGCACTTGCCATCGGACTTGCAGCCTTCGGCGGCGTTGTCGGTGCCGAACTGCTACCTGTAGAGCCCTATTATGCACTCCGTTATATGGTGACATTTCTGGTTGTTGTTTCCGTTGGTGGCGCAGGCTCCATACCCGGAGCGCTGATTGCCTGTCTCTTGCTCGGTGCAATCGACACCACAGGGCGTTATCTGGCGCCGGAATATGGCGAGTTCTTCTTTTACCTGGCGGTGATCGTCATAGTGACTCTGTTCCCACGCGGTCTCGCAGGAAGGCTGGCCAGGAAATGA
- a CDS encoding ABC transporter substrate-binding protein, protein MKKITLTALAVFSLATSAAYADVVKVGVIGPFSGPFALQGKNFKAGIDAYMTEHGNKIGDDTVEIIYRDVPQADPAQSKALAQELVIKEGVQYLAGFYFTPDAMAVTPILKQGNVPMVVMNAATSSIVTKSPYVVRTSFTTWQTSTAIAKVALDKGVKKAISVVSDYGPGVDAENAFKAAFTGAGGEVVEAIRMPLATNDFSPIMQRVKDSGAQGVFAFLPSGPTTLGFMKSYVDNGLKGSGIQLFAPGDLTQESDLPALGENALGVLTTFHYAISHDSPENKKFVEEARKAIGNPAELSFPSVGAYDGMHVIYKMIEATGGEKDAEKAVDAVKGMEWVSPRGPVSIDPESRHMTQNIYLREVAKADDGTYYNKEIQTFEKQGDPGLKAQ, encoded by the coding sequence ATGAAGAAAATCACATTAACCGCGCTTGCGGTCTTTTCACTCGCAACATCAGCGGCTTATGCAGATGTGGTGAAGGTCGGCGTCATAGGTCCATTTTCGGGTCCGTTTGCCCTTCAGGGCAAGAACTTCAAGGCTGGTATCGACGCCTATATGACCGAGCACGGTAACAAGATCGGCGATGACACTGTCGAGATCATTTATCGTGACGTGCCTCAAGCCGATCCGGCGCAGTCCAAGGCGCTTGCGCAGGAACTCGTGATCAAGGAAGGCGTGCAATATCTCGCTGGCTTCTACTTCACTCCCGATGCCATGGCGGTTACGCCCATTCTCAAGCAGGGCAATGTGCCTATGGTGGTCATGAATGCCGCCACTTCTTCCATTGTGACGAAGAGCCCTTATGTGGTGCGCACATCATTCACCACTTGGCAGACATCTACCGCGATTGCAAAGGTCGCGCTCGACAAAGGTGTCAAGAAAGCCATCTCGGTCGTGAGCGATTACGGTCCGGGTGTGGATGCAGAAAACGCTTTCAAAGCGGCTTTCACAGGAGCAGGCGGTGAAGTGGTTGAAGCTATTCGCATGCCGCTCGCCACAAATGATTTCAGCCCGATCATGCAGCGTGTCAAGGACTCCGGCGCGCAAGGCGTTTTTGCTTTTCTGCCATCCGGACCGACGACGCTTGGTTTTATGAAATCCTATGTCGACAACGGGTTGAAGGGGTCCGGCATCCAGCTTTTCGCTCCTGGCGATCTGACACAGGAATCTGACCTTCCAGCACTGGGAGAGAACGCGCTCGGGGTACTGACGACATTCCACTACGCGATCTCGCATGACTCCCCTGAAAACAAGAAGTTCGTCGAAGAAGCCCGAAAGGCAATCGGCAATCCTGCGGAGTTGTCTTTCCCTTCAGTTGGTGCTTATGACGGCATGCATGTCATCTACAAGATGATAGAAGCAACTGGCGGCGAAAAAGATGCTGAAAAAGCAGTTGATGCCGTGAAAGGTATGGAATGGGTTAGTCCACGCGGCCCCGTATCCATTGACCCCGAAAGCCGCCACATGACGCAGAACATTTATCTGCGCGAAGTCGCCAAGGCTGACGACGGCACCTATTACAACAAGGAAATTCAAACTTTCGAGAAGCAGGGGGATCCCGGGTTGAAAGCCCAATAA
- a CDS encoding 3-carboxy-cis,cis-muconate cycloisomerase encodes MSVSVFEHPFLAQLFGDDEEILSLFTAAADITEMLRFEAALAEAQANLRLIPVEAGQAIRQAVELFEPNLSDLAKATARDGVIVPSLIKGLRNVVGNNHGEYVHFGATSQDVIDTSLILRLKRASAILSGRIQQLVHCFNQLDGTFGTNPLTGFTRMQPAIPITVSDRIASWKSPLGAYETKLNAISFPVQFGGAAGTLEKFDDRAPALRALLAEKLGLHDSPQWHSQRAFIVEFGNLVALITGTLGKFGQDIALMAELGTELSLTGGGGSSAMPHKQNPVSAEILVSLARFNAAQVGGLHQAMVHEQERSGAAWMIEWMILPQIVVSTGSALNIASALIDKIVRIGNEQPSDI; translated from the coding sequence ATGAGCGTTTCGGTTTTCGAACATCCATTTCTGGCGCAGCTTTTCGGCGATGACGAAGAGATACTGAGCCTGTTCACGGCAGCAGCCGATATTACCGAGATGCTGCGCTTCGAAGCGGCTCTGGCTGAAGCGCAGGCCAACTTGCGTCTCATACCAGTCGAAGCGGGACAGGCAATTAGACAAGCCGTAGAATTGTTTGAACCCAATCTATCCGATTTGGCGAAAGCGACAGCGCGTGATGGGGTGATCGTTCCTTCGTTGATAAAGGGACTGCGTAACGTCGTTGGCAACAATCACGGAGAATACGTACATTTTGGCGCGACCAGCCAAGACGTTATTGATACGAGCCTGATTTTGCGCCTGAAGCGCGCCAGCGCAATTCTCTCTGGTCGAATTCAGCAACTCGTACATTGCTTCAACCAGCTCGATGGAACGTTCGGAACGAATCCGCTGACCGGTTTTACGCGTATGCAGCCCGCTATTCCCATAACCGTATCGGATCGGATCGCAAGCTGGAAAAGCCCGCTTGGTGCTTATGAGACAAAACTGAATGCCATTAGCTTTCCGGTGCAGTTTGGAGGGGCGGCAGGAACTCTTGAAAAATTCGATGATCGAGCACCGGCACTGCGTGCGCTACTAGCGGAAAAACTCGGACTGCACGATAGTCCGCAATGGCACAGCCAACGCGCTTTCATTGTTGAGTTCGGCAACCTAGTTGCACTCATCACAGGTACTCTTGGAAAGTTCGGGCAGGATATCGCGCTCATGGCTGAACTGGGCACGGAATTGTCCTTGACCGGCGGCGGCGGCTCATCTGCCATGCCCCACAAGCAAAATCCGGTGTCGGCTGAGATACTGGTCAGCCTTGCTCGTTTCAACGCTGCCCAAGTAGGTGGTCTGCATCAGGCAATGGTGCACGAGCAAGAACGCTCAGGTGCGGCCTGGATGATCGAATGGATGATCCTGCCACAAATCGTGGTGTCGACTGGCAGTGCTCTCAACATAGCATCAGCTTTGATCGATAAGATCGTCCGGATAGGAAACGAACAACCTTCGGACATATAA
- the pcaG gene encoding protocatechuate 3,4-dioxygenase subunit alpha has translation MVQSIGYLKETASQTAGPYVHIGLTPNFVDIGGVFEQDLGSGLLYDEKAAGERITIKGHVIDGMGAPLRDALIEIWQADAVGLYNSPSETGGKADPGFRGWGRCPSHMDTGEFTFETIKPGRVLFKDGRLMAPHVTLWIVARGINLGLQTRMYFSDEADANAEDPVLARIEHRSRLQTLIGQRDGNVYHFDIHLQGEKETVFFDI, from the coding sequence ATGGTGCAATCTATTGGTTACCTGAAAGAAACTGCGTCCCAGACCGCCGGCCCCTACGTACACATCGGATTGACACCCAACTTCGTCGACATCGGTGGTGTCTTCGAACAGGATCTCGGTTCCGGACTTCTCTATGATGAGAAGGCTGCTGGCGAACGCATCACGATCAAGGGCCATGTAATTGACGGAATGGGTGCGCCGCTTCGTGATGCACTGATCGAAATATGGCAGGCCGATGCAGTTGGCCTCTATAACAGCCCTTCCGAAACCGGTGGCAAGGCCGACCCTGGTTTTCGCGGCTGGGGCCGATGCCCCAGCCATATGGACACGGGTGAGTTCACCTTCGAGACCATCAAGCCCGGTCGCGTTCTTTTCAAAGATGGACGCCTCATGGCTCCACACGTCACCTTGTGGATCGTTGCTCGCGGAATTAACCTTGGCTTGCAGACACGGATGTATTTTTCCGATGAAGCCGATGCCAATGCAGAGGATCCTGTCCTTGCTCGCATCGAACATCGCAGCCGGTTGCAAACCCTGATTGGTCAGCGCGACGGTAACGTTTATCATTTCGACATTCACTTGCAGGGCGAGAAAGAAACCGTCTTTTTCGATATTTGA
- the pcaH gene encoding protocatechuate 3,4-dioxygenase subunit beta gives MKNSLPETTPFFARDLSMHPPAYTPLYKTSVLRSPTRALLSLEGTKSEITGPVFGHNMLHELDNDLILNYAHPGEMPIGPRVLVHGRVLDESNRPVPGALLEFWQANAGGRYRHKKETYLAAIDPNFGGVGRTITDENGYYWFKTIKPGPYPWPNGVNDWRPAHIHFSVFGHGFAQRLITQMYFEGDPLIWICPIVKTIPDKSAVERLVAPLDMNANLPMDMLAYKFDIVLRGRRSTLFENRPEGN, from the coding sequence ATGAAGAATAGTCTGCCGGAGACAACTCCATTCTTTGCTCGCGATCTATCCATGCATCCGCCAGCCTACACGCCGTTATACAAGACCTCCGTACTCCGCTCGCCTACCCGCGCCTTGCTTTCACTCGAAGGCACCAAAAGCGAAATTACGGGCCCGGTATTCGGGCACAATATGCTGCACGAACTGGATAACGATCTTATCCTCAATTATGCGCATCCCGGCGAAATGCCGATAGGCCCGCGTGTCCTTGTGCATGGCCGTGTTCTGGACGAGAGCAACCGTCCGGTTCCGGGCGCACTCCTCGAGTTTTGGCAGGCAAATGCCGGTGGTCGTTATCGCCACAAGAAGGAAACCTATCTTGCAGCCATCGACCCTAACTTCGGCGGCGTCGGTCGCACGATCACGGATGAGAACGGCTATTACTGGTTCAAGACCATAAAGCCCGGCCCGTATCCCTGGCCGAATGGCGTGAACGACTGGCGACCGGCTCACATCCATTTTTCTGTGTTCGGTCATGGCTTTGCACAGCGCCTTATCACCCAGATGTATTTCGAGGGCGACCCGCTGATCTGGATTTGCCCGATCGTCAAAACCATTCCGGATAAATCGGCTGTCGAACGGCTGGTAGCACCTCTGGACATGAACGCTAATCTGCCGATGGACATGCTCGCTTACAAGTTCGATATCGTGTTGCGCGGGCGTCGCTCGACTCTCTTTGAAAATCGCCCGGAGGGCAACTGA
- the pcaC gene encoding 4-carboxymuconolactone decarboxylase, with amino-acid sequence MTDSAAQSERYKIGMNVRRSVLGDTHVDRASNSATELDAPFQELITEAAWGTVWSRPGWTKRERSIVTIALLAALGQDDEVAMHIRATKNTGATKEDICEALMHVAIYAGVPASNHAFKIAKHTYAQMEAEDAEK; translated from the coding sequence ATGACTGATAGTGCCGCACAGTCGGAACGCTATAAGATTGGCATGAATGTGCGCCGTTCGGTTCTGGGCGATACGCATGTGGATCGTGCCTCGAACAGTGCAACCGAGCTTGATGCGCCATTTCAGGAGCTGATAACAGAAGCGGCTTGGGGAACCGTCTGGTCGCGGCCCGGCTGGACCAAACGTGAGCGTTCCATCGTCACGATTGCGCTTCTCGCCGCGTTGGGACAAGACGACGAAGTTGCCATGCATATACGCGCCACTAAAAATACAGGTGCGACAAAGGAGGATATCTGCGAAGCGTTGATGCACGTTGCCATCTATGCGGGAGTTCCAGCATCGAACCACGCATTCAAGATCGCCAAGCATACTTACGCACAGATGGAAGCGGAGGACGCTGAAAAATGA
- the pcaD gene encoding 3-oxoadipate enol-lactonase encodes MQFTSVNDIVIHYDFQQSTEEKPVLVFINSLGTDFRIWNEVRKRLSNDVSTLVYDKRGHGLSDVGTTPYTIELLASDLIALLDRLSIKQVIICGLSVGGLIAQGVYASRPDLIAGLILSNTAHKIGTAEMWNARIDAIQQDSLASILDTTMPRWFTPNYRHPDNPAYRAYCNMFVRQPLDGYAATCAALRDADFTEAAAKISIPVLCLVGDQDGSTPPTLVRELASLIPGAYFSEIAASGHIPCVEQPDAYVALLRNFLSNRFEHGE; translated from the coding sequence GTGCAGTTCACGTCTGTAAATGACATCGTCATTCACTATGATTTTCAGCAGTCAACGGAAGAAAAGCCCGTTCTCGTTTTCATCAATTCGCTCGGAACTGATTTCCGTATATGGAATGAAGTCCGCAAGCGCCTGAGCAATGACGTATCGACGCTCGTTTATGACAAGCGCGGTCACGGCCTTTCAGATGTCGGAACCACCCCATACACGATAGAATTGCTTGCTTCCGATCTCATTGCTCTTCTCGACAGACTATCGATAAAGCAGGTGATTATCTGCGGTCTTTCCGTAGGCGGCCTGATTGCGCAGGGCGTCTATGCATCGCGACCAGACCTGATAGCGGGGCTTATCCTTTCCAATACCGCACATAAAATCGGTACAGCAGAAATGTGGAATGCTCGTATCGACGCGATTCAACAGGATAGTCTCGCGAGTATCCTTGACACGACGATGCCACGCTGGTTCACCCCTAACTATCGGCACCCCGATAATCCGGCCTATCGTGCCTATTGCAATATGTTCGTTCGCCAACCGCTCGACGGCTACGCCGCAACATGCGCCGCACTACGGGATGCCGATTTCACCGAAGCTGCTGCGAAAATTTCTATACCCGTACTTTGCCTGGTCGGTGATCAGGACGGCTCCACACCACCTACTCTTGTGCGCGAGTTAGCAAGCCTCATTCCGGGAGCCTATTTCTCAGAAATAGCTGCCAGCGGCCATATCCCCTGCGTTGAACAGCCCGATGCCTATGTCGCGCTGTTGCGTAATTTTCTTTCAAACAGATTTGAGCATGGAGAATAA
- the pcaQ gene encoding pca operon transcription factor PcaQ encodes MIGNRIKFRHLHTFVEVARQKSVVKAAEVLSISQPAVTKTMRELEEILGVPVVERDGRGIRITRFGEVFLRHAGTALTALRQGLDSVSQELDGSGPPIRIGALPTVSTRIMPKAMSLFLAERTSSRVKIVTGENAVLLEQLRVGDLDLVVGRLAAPEKMTGFSFEHLYSEQVRFLVRAGHPLTDGRAVFENLADYPVLMPTRNSIIRPFVERLLITNGIGALPIQIETVSDAFGRAFVRESDAVWIISEGVAARDVSEGKLVALPIDTSETTGPVGLTMRTDMVETAAMQILIQTLREAAGLKS; translated from the coding sequence GTGATTGGGAACAGGATCAAGTTTCGTCATCTGCATACGTTTGTCGAGGTTGCGCGACAGAAGAGCGTTGTAAAAGCCGCGGAGGTTTTAAGCATCAGCCAGCCGGCAGTTACCAAAACGATGCGTGAGCTGGAGGAGATACTAGGTGTTCCGGTGGTAGAGCGTGACGGTCGCGGCATCCGGATAACGCGGTTTGGTGAAGTGTTTCTTCGCCACGCAGGGACAGCTTTGACGGCCTTGCGGCAAGGATTGGATTCTGTGTCGCAGGAGTTGGATGGTTCTGGGCCACCTATTCGCATCGGAGCGTTGCCGACGGTCTCAACCCGTATCATGCCGAAAGCTATGAGCCTGTTCCTTGCGGAAAGAACGTCGAGCCGGGTCAAAATCGTTACGGGAGAAAATGCTGTACTTCTGGAACAATTACGGGTTGGGGACCTTGATCTGGTTGTCGGGCGGCTTGCTGCGCCGGAGAAGATGACGGGTTTTTCATTCGAACATCTTTATTCAGAGCAGGTCCGGTTTCTGGTGCGGGCTGGGCATCCTTTGACAGACGGACGCGCGGTCTTCGAGAATCTGGCCGACTACCCGGTGTTGATGCCGACACGCAATTCAATCATTCGCCCATTTGTGGAGCGCTTGCTAATAACCAACGGCATAGGCGCCTTGCCTATCCAGATAGAGACCGTATCGGATGCTTTCGGACGTGCTTTTGTCCGCGAAAGTGATGCAGTGTGGATTATTTCAGAAGGCGTTGCGGCCAGAGATGTCTCGGAAGGTAAACTTGTTGCGCTTCCTATCGATACAAGTGAGACGACAGGCCCGGTAGGGCTAACTATGCGTACAGACATGGTGGAGACGGCTGCAATGCAAATTCTAATCCAGACATTGCGGGAGGCTGCCGGTTTGAAGTCATAG
- the pobA gene encoding 4-hydroxybenzoate 3-monooxygenase: MRTQVAIIGSGPSGLLLGQLLTSAGIDNVVLDRVSAEYILGRVRAGVLEEGTVNLMDEAGVSARLFAEGLPHDGFSLAFDGRDHRIDLHKLTGKRVTVYGQTEMTHDLMDERRKSNTVSIYEAANVTPHDFDAKSPYITYEMDGKTHRIDCDFIAGCDGYHGISRKSVPDKAIDIFEKTYPFGWLGLLADIPPIAHELIYANHARGFALCSMRSLTRSRYYIQCSLDEKIEDWSDQRFYDELRRRLPSHHAEAMVTGTSFEKSIAPLRSFVAEPMRFGQLFLVGDAAHIVPPTGAKGLNLAASDVHYLYEGLREFYLDKSTDGIDAYSANALSRIWKAERFSWSMTKMLHRFPDMVPFDQKVQEAELDYFCTSEAASRALAENYVGLPF; encoded by the coding sequence ATGCGCACTCAGGTCGCAATCATCGGATCAGGCCCTTCCGGCCTGCTCCTCGGCCAACTTCTGACAAGTGCCGGGATAGACAATGTCGTGCTTGATCGCGTCAGCGCGGAATATATTCTGGGCCGCGTGCGCGCTGGTGTATTGGAAGAAGGCACCGTCAATCTGATGGACGAAGCTGGAGTATCGGCGCGCCTCTTCGCAGAGGGATTGCCACATGATGGCTTCTCTCTCGCCTTCGACGGACGGGATCACCGTATCGATCTGCACAAACTTACCGGCAAACGCGTGACGGTTTACGGCCAGACCGAAATGACGCATGACCTTATGGATGAGCGACGGAAATCGAATACAGTCAGCATTTACGAAGCTGCGAACGTAACACCACACGATTTTGATGCGAAGTCACCATATATCACTTACGAAATGGATGGGAAAACTCATCGCATCGATTGCGATTTCATTGCGGGATGCGATGGATATCATGGCATAAGCCGCAAATCTGTGCCGGACAAGGCAATCGACATCTTTGAGAAGACCTACCCCTTCGGCTGGCTCGGGTTACTGGCAGATATTCCGCCAATCGCTCACGAACTGATCTATGCGAACCACGCACGCGGATTCGCACTTTGCTCCATGCGCTCCCTCACCCGCAGCCGCTATTATATTCAATGCTCGCTTGATGAGAAAATCGAGGACTGGAGCGATCAGCGTTTTTACGACGAATTGCGCCGACGTCTTCCATCCCATCATGCCGAGGCTATGGTAACCGGAACGTCCTTCGAAAAATCCATCGCGCCTCTACGCTCCTTCGTGGCCGAGCCTATGCGCTTCGGGCAACTCTTCCTTGTCGGCGATGCCGCTCATATCGTTCCTCCGACCGGCGCAAAAGGACTGAACCTCGCAGCCAGCGACGTGCACTATCTTTACGAAGGGCTGAGAGAGTTTTACCTGGATAAGTCGACGGATGGTATCGACGCTTATTCCGCCAATGCGCTCTCGCGCATCTGGAAAGCCGAGCGCTTTTCATGGTCAATGACGAAGATGCTGCACCGATTTCCGGATATGGTTCCGTTCGATCAGAAAGTACAGGAGGCCGAACTTGACTATTTCTGTACTTCCGAAGCAGCTTCCCGTGCACTCGCCGAAAATTACGTCGGGCTACCGTTTTGA
- a CDS encoding helix-turn-helix domain-containing protein produces MRDRFIPTYELYGEENEQKPDFWLHCETLFSRSSLHNFEISLHRHESFFQLLYIEGGAGHANFDGIIRPFQTPCAILMPAGFNHGFAFSKDIAGHIVTILSAHMPFIGGGATPEWFMQPRLITMKGAGEENLALLSSLLKQVQDEFITRKKHKNSLLESLFKVIFVYILRQIFSSEPAIQDVRQAYGSPRIERLLELIDRYYREHKPVSFYAKLLGVSSTHLNRTVKQLTGVTAQRMLANKLIDVAKRDLIAMPSSVQHIAYGLGFSDPAYFSRFFLKMTGETPRSYRLRERQRLATLDSPSQG; encoded by the coding sequence GTGCGGGACCGATTTATTCCAACCTATGAGCTGTACGGAGAAGAGAACGAGCAGAAGCCGGATTTTTGGTTGCATTGTGAGACGCTTTTTTCGCGATCCAGTTTGCACAATTTTGAGATTTCACTGCATCGTCACGAGAGCTTTTTTCAGCTCTTGTACATTGAAGGTGGTGCGGGGCATGCGAATTTCGATGGCATCATTCGCCCATTCCAGACACCCTGTGCTATCTTAATGCCGGCCGGATTCAATCATGGGTTTGCATTTTCGAAAGATATAGCAGGACATATCGTAACGATATTGAGTGCCCATATGCCATTTATCGGAGGAGGCGCAACGCCGGAGTGGTTCATGCAACCTCGGCTCATAACGATGAAAGGTGCAGGCGAAGAGAATCTGGCGTTGCTTTCCTCTCTTTTAAAGCAGGTGCAAGATGAATTTATAACCAGAAAAAAACATAAAAACAGCTTATTAGAATCTCTTTTTAAAGTAATTTTCGTCTATATTCTGAGACAAATTTTCAGTTCCGAACCGGCGATTCAGGACGTGCGACAGGCGTATGGGTCACCCCGTATCGAGCGCTTGCTGGAACTGATCGACCGTTATTACCGCGAACACAAGCCCGTTTCGTTCTATGCGAAATTACTTGGGGTTTCATCGACGCATCTCAATCGAACTGTCAAACAGCTGACAGGGGTGACTGCACAACGTATGCTTGCAAACAAGCTGATTGATGTAGCCAAGCGCGATTTGATAGCTATGCCGTCGTCTGTTCAGCATATAGCTTACGGTCTCGGTTTCTCGGATCCTGCCTACTTCTCACGTTTCTTTCTGAAAATGACAGGGGAGACGCCGCGATCTTACCGTTTGAGGGAGCGCCAGCGTCTGGCCACTCTGGATTCACCGTCGCAGGGTTAA
- a CDS encoding IclR family transcriptional regulator: MRETDFIGGFAKGLRVIEAFGEDQPRLSIADVSKITGLDRATARRCLLTLAELGYAEYDGKFFMLLPRILRLGHAYLSSTPLPTIIQPHLDRLADIVGESASASVLDGTEIVYIARASQMRVMSINLMAGSRLPAYCASMGRVLLAWLHEPEARALLERTERNKLTPFTKTEIGLVMTELFLIREQGYAINDQELELGLRSIAVPVFNHRDTIVAALNIGAPVAHVETSDLVRRFLPAMLQIQSELRSLLR, translated from the coding sequence ATGCGTGAAACAGATTTCATTGGAGGCTTTGCCAAAGGCCTGAGGGTCATCGAAGCATTCGGTGAAGACCAGCCACGTCTTTCAATAGCTGACGTTTCAAAGATCACGGGCCTTGATCGCGCGACAGCACGACGATGCCTGCTGACACTCGCCGAACTCGGCTATGCAGAATATGACGGGAAGTTTTTTATGCTCCTGCCCAGGATCCTGCGGCTTGGACATGCGTATCTCTCTTCGACGCCATTGCCCACGATCATCCAGCCGCATCTGGATCGGCTCGCCGATATAGTCGGCGAGAGTGCGTCAGCATCCGTTCTTGACGGGACCGAAATTGTTTACATCGCGCGCGCCTCGCAAATGCGCGTGATGTCCATCAATCTGATGGCTGGAAGCAGACTTCCTGCATACTGTGCTTCAATGGGCCGTGTACTTCTGGCCTGGCTTCACGAACCCGAAGCACGGGCTCTTCTCGAGCGCACTGAGCGAAACAAATTGACGCCGTTTACAAAAACGGAAATTGGTCTGGTGATGACCGAGTTGTTTCTTATTCGCGAGCAGGGTTATGCAATCAACGACCAGGAACTGGAGCTTGGATTACGCTCCATCGCTGTTCCTGTTTTCAATCATCGCGACACCATTGTCGCAGCGCTCAACATCGGGGCCCCCGTGGCCCATGTTGAGACAAGTGATCTTGTCAGACGCTTCCTACCCGCCATGCTGCAGATCCAATCAGAATTGCGCAGTCTGCTGAGATGA
- a CDS encoding 3-oxoacid CoA-transferase subunit A — protein MDKTVGSLAVAVDGIGEGATVMIGGFGGSGAPIELIHALIDKGPKNLTVINNNAGNGRIGIAAMIDAGMVRKMICSFPRSSDPRAFTDKYIAGEIDLELVPQGTLAERIRAGGAGIPAFYTPTAYGTELAEGKVIAEFDGRSYVQERWLKADFALIKAHLGDVHGNLTYRMAARNFNPLMCMAAAKTIVQVSEVVPLGGIEPEDVITPGIFVDSVVEVPNPQQEEELIRTGVAYA, from the coding sequence ATGGACAAGACAGTCGGAAGTCTGGCGGTGGCCGTTGACGGAATAGGTGAGGGTGCAACCGTCATGATCGGGGGATTTGGTGGCTCCGGCGCGCCAATCGAACTCATTCATGCCCTGATCGACAAGGGCCCAAAGAACCTGACGGTCATCAACAACAATGCAGGCAATGGACGCATCGGTATTGCGGCCATGATCGATGCAGGGATGGTCAGGAAAATGATCTGCTCGTTCCCGCGGTCTTCCGATCCGCGCGCTTTCACCGATAAGTACATCGCCGGTGAAATCGACCTTGAACTTGTGCCGCAGGGAACGTTGGCCGAACGTATCCGTGCGGGCGGTGCCGGTATTCCGGCTTTCTATACGCCGACAGCCTATGGCACCGAGCTTGCCGAGGGCAAGGTCATAGCCGAGTTCGATGGACGATCTTACGTGCAGGAGCGGTGGCTGAAAGCCGATTTCGCGCTTATCAAAGCACATCTTGGCGATGTGCATGGCAACCTGACCTACCGCATGGCTGCTCGCAATTTCAATCCGCTGATGTGTATGGCTGCAGCCAAGACGATAGTGCAGGTATCTGAAGTTGTTCCGCTCGGCGGAATCGAACCGGAAGACGTCATCACGCCGGGCATCTTCGTAGATAGTGTCGTCGAAGTTCCCAATCCGCAGCAGGAAGAAGAACTTATTCGGACGGGAGTGGCCTACGCATGA